One genomic segment of Kordiimonas sp. SCSIO 12603 includes these proteins:
- a CDS encoding YaiI/YqxD family protein encodes MLEIFVDADACPVKEEVLKVAYRHDLVVHLVSNQWLRLPVGPKINKVVVSEGFDAADDWIAEKAGDGDICITGDILLASRCLEKGATVIGHGGKPFTEDNIGMAIAMRELKSQLRDMGEDKGYNASFTGKDRSRFLSALESWAQEQLRKQH; translated from the coding sequence ATGCTGGAAATTTTTGTTGATGCGGATGCCTGTCCTGTGAAGGAAGAGGTTTTAAAGGTTGCTTATAGGCATGATCTGGTTGTGCATTTGGTAAGCAACCAGTGGCTTAGGCTTCCTGTCGGTCCGAAAATCAACAAGGTGGTGGTTTCTGAAGGTTTTGATGCAGCGGATGATTGGATTGCAGAAAAAGCTGGTGACGGTGATATCTGCATAACAGGTGATATTCTACTGGCTTCTCGCTGTCTCGAAAAAGGCGCTACTGTTATCGGGCACGGTGGTAAACCTTTCACCGAGGATAATATCGGCATGGCAATTGCCATGAGAGAGCTGAAGTCTCAGCTTCGTGATATGGGGGAAGATAAAGGGTATAACGCTAGCTTTACCGGGAAAGATCGTTCCAGATTTTTAAGTGCCCTTGAAAGTTGGGCGCAAGAACAGCTGCGAAAACAACATTAA
- the rimK gene encoding 30S ribosomal protein S6--L-glutamate ligase gives MSGFEVGWEEWLALPNLGLPALKAKVDTGARTSSLHAFTIQPFGSDEKPKVRFGIHPIPDRPDIEVYCSAELVDRREVTSSNGQAELRYVIETPIRIGDKEFPIQITLANRENMAYRMLLGRQALEEGVAGGVVAVKPDMSCLQGELSYDLYKGLRKAKPIKRPLHIAVLTREPNNYSSQRVKEEAEARGHTVALVDTRRCYLDIKSHAPEVHYDGVPLPAFDAVVPRIGASLTFYGMAVVRQFEAMGAYCLNSAAAIGASRDKLQAHQLLARHKIPMPTTAFASSPKDTDSLIDLVGGSPLVVKLLQSTQGRGVVLAETKKAGEAVISAFQGLDANFLVQEFVKEAAGQDLRCFVVGKRVVASMIRKSEDGDYRSNLHRGGSAKSVRISKAEREIAVKAARVMGLEVAGVDLLRTNSGPAVLEVNSSPGLEGIEKASKKDVAAKIIDHIEANVRPIVGSLRTKK, from the coding sequence ATGTCAGGTTTTGAGGTTGGTTGGGAAGAATGGTTGGCGTTACCTAATTTAGGTTTGCCGGCGCTTAAGGCGAAGGTTGATACAGGGGCAAGAACATCTTCACTCCATGCGTTTACAATTCAGCCATTTGGTAGCGATGAAAAACCTAAGGTTCGCTTTGGTATTCATCCAATTCCAGATCGGCCGGATATTGAAGTTTATTGCTCTGCTGAACTTGTTGATCGTCGTGAAGTGACATCTTCTAATGGTCAGGCAGAACTGCGATATGTAATTGAAACACCTATCAGGATTGGAGATAAAGAATTTCCAATTCAAATCACTCTCGCGAACCGGGAAAACATGGCTTACCGCATGTTGTTGGGGCGCCAAGCGTTAGAAGAGGGTGTAGCAGGCGGTGTTGTTGCCGTTAAGCCTGATATGTCATGTCTGCAAGGTGAGCTTTCGTATGATCTCTATAAAGGATTAAGAAAAGCGAAACCTATCAAGCGGCCTCTGCATATCGCTGTGTTAACGCGGGAGCCAAACAATTATTCAAGCCAACGCGTGAAAGAAGAAGCGGAAGCTCGCGGGCATACTGTTGCTTTGGTCGATACAAGGCGTTGTTACCTTGATATCAAGAGCCATGCGCCAGAGGTGCACTATGACGGTGTGCCGCTACCAGCATTTGACGCGGTGGTCCCTAGGATTGGAGCTTCGCTTACATTTTACGGTATGGCGGTTGTCAGACAGTTTGAGGCTATGGGGGCCTATTGTTTGAATAGTGCTGCAGCCATTGGTGCATCAAGAGATAAGCTTCAAGCACATCAACTTTTGGCGCGTCATAAAATTCCTATGCCAACAACAGCTTTTGCAAGTTCCCCGAAAGATACTGATAGCCTTATTGATTTGGTTGGTGGATCACCTCTGGTGGTTAAGCTTCTACAAAGTACACAAGGGCGTGGCGTTGTTCTTGCTGAAACAAAGAAGGCAGGGGAAGCGGTAATTAGTGCTTTTCAAGGCCTTGACGCCAATTTTCTGGTTCAGGAGTTTGTGAAAGAAGCCGCGGGGCAGGACCTGAGATGTTTTGTTGTTGGTAAGCGCGTTGTGGCTAGCATGATCCGTAAAAGTGAAGACGGGGATTACCGTTCTAATCTACACCGGGGAGGTAGCGCAAAATCGGTGAGAATCTCTAAAGCTGAACGGGAAATTGCTGTGAAAGCAGCTCGTGTGATGGGATTGGAAGTAGCAGGGGTCGATCTGTTGCGAACGAACTCTGGTCCAGCTGTTCTTGAGGTGAATAGTTCTCCCGGTCTGGAAGGGATAGAGAAAGCTTCCAAAAAGGATGTGGCAGCGAAAATTATTGATCATATTGAAGCGAATGTGCGGCCAATTGTAGGTTCACTTCGCACAAAAAAATAA
- a CDS encoding VOC family protein has translation MFDHLSTYATDYEKTKAFYETAFKALGHSIQTEMKADWDQDFPGRRMCAFGPEGKPAYWIIEVKEPVSPRHIAFSANNRSSVSSFYEAALSAGGKDNGAPGPRPMYHEHYFGAFVFDPDGNNIEAVCHIPE, from the coding sequence ATGTTTGATCATTTAAGTACCTATGCAACTGACTATGAGAAAACCAAGGCTTTTTATGAAACTGCTTTCAAGGCACTTGGCCATAGCATCCAAACAGAAATGAAAGCTGATTGGGATCAGGATTTTCCCGGGCGCCGTATGTGTGCTTTCGGACCGGAAGGTAAACCTGCATACTGGATTATAGAGGTGAAGGAGCCTGTCTCTCCCCGTCATATCGCCTTTTCAGCCAACAATCGCTCGAGCGTATCCTCGTTTTATGAAGCTGCCTTATCTGCTGGAGGCAAAGATAACGGTGCACCTGGACCTCGTCCCATGTATCACGAGCACTATTTTGGCGCTTTCGTGTTTGACCCAGACGGCAACAATATCGAAGCGGTATGCCATATACCTGAATAA
- a CDS encoding hydantoinase B/oxoprolinase family protein gives MNVKQWQFWVDRGGTFTDVVAHHPEGQLTSHKYLSENPERYEDAAVFAMREIMKVPEETPFPSDQVACIKMGTTVATNALLEREGEPTLLLITKGFKDALLIGQQHRADLFALNPTRPQPLYSHVIETEERVDAHGEIITELDETSVRVSLQAAYSKGIRSVAIVFMHGYRFPGHEKAAAKIASDMGFTQVSTSHQVSQLMKLVSRGDTTVADAYLSPILRHYVSKVKKAVGDTPLYFMQSNGGLASADSFEGKDAVLSGPAGGIVGAAKSGERANEKHLLGFDMGGTSTDVSHYAGEYERVLDTVVAGVRMTVPMMDIHTVAAGGGSICQFSQGRFLVGPASAGANPGPAAYGRGGPVTVTDCNVAIGKLQPDLFPNVFGEDGKQPLDTAAARSGLKAIAQQIKAETGQELTIENVAEGFLAVAVEHMARAIKKVSVERGHDIKNHALLSFGGAGGQHACLVASALGIDTVVIPPFSGVLSALGMGLASQTTITERALECLLTEEATLNFAVEELTEAVSNKLADQGVLKKTQSHRLTIHAKYEGSDSTLAVPFGNHSDMQTAFETAHKQQFGFLDKDRAIIAQALEAEASGGESTSALNIRASGNCTTALDERQVYMSGKERETSIFHKESLQPNHPVSGPAIILENGGTTIVEPNWTATLEENDTLKLTKTGESKKQHQVSDTPDPILLEIFNNLFMSVAEEMGGVLAKTAQSVNVKERLDFSCAVFDKTGNLIANAPHMPVHLGSMGESVIAILRARAGTIKPGDVFMVNDPYAGGTHLPDITVITPVFLDETRKHPSFFVASRGHHADIGGISPGSMPPNSQTIQEEGIRFTNFELVKEGEFQEATTKEALASGPYPARNIEQNLADLKAQIAANTKGMSQVIALVKNFGEDVVDNYMGHVQNNAEEAVRRVIADLKDGSYSYPMDCGGTIKVSITADKSTRSAIVDFTGTSKQLDGNFNAPLAVTKAAVLYVFRTLTGADIPLNAGCLKPIKLIVPQGSMLNPIYPAAVVAGNVETSQAVTNALFLATNAVAASQGTMNNFTFGNDTYQYYETIAGGTGAGQGFGGTAAIQSHMTNSRLTDPEVLEWRYPVRLLEFSVRENSGGKGKFTGGNGARRIIEFMEPMEASMLSSHRIKGAPGLNGGDPGEIGSTIVHRRDGTTVTFNASDSAALEAGDIIEINTPGGGGYGSY, from the coding sequence ATGAACGTGAAGCAGTGGCAGTTTTGGGTGGATCGCGGCGGTACTTTTACAGATGTGGTAGCACACCACCCGGAAGGTCAGCTTACAAGCCATAAATATCTTTCCGAAAATCCGGAACGCTATGAAGATGCTGCCGTGTTTGCCATGCGCGAAATTATGAAAGTTCCTGAAGAAACCCCTTTTCCTTCCGATCAGGTTGCCTGCATTAAAATGGGCACAACTGTTGCCACCAACGCACTGCTGGAGCGTGAAGGCGAGCCCACACTGCTTTTGATCACCAAGGGCTTCAAGGATGCCCTGCTGATTGGACAGCAACACCGGGCAGATTTATTCGCTCTAAACCCTACACGCCCACAGCCGCTTTATTCTCATGTCATAGAAACTGAAGAAAGAGTTGACGCACACGGTGAAATCATCACGGAGCTGGACGAGACCTCTGTTCGCGTCTCGCTACAGGCTGCATATTCAAAAGGCATACGAAGCGTCGCTATTGTTTTCATGCATGGATACCGCTTCCCCGGTCACGAAAAAGCAGCGGCAAAAATCGCATCAGATATGGGTTTCACTCAGGTGTCTACAAGCCACCAAGTAAGCCAACTGATGAAACTTGTCTCTCGTGGTGACACTACCGTGGCTGACGCTTACCTGTCCCCCATTCTCCGCCATTATGTAAGCAAAGTGAAAAAAGCTGTTGGCGATACGCCACTCTATTTCATGCAATCAAATGGTGGCCTGGCTTCTGCGGATAGTTTTGAAGGAAAAGACGCCGTTCTTTCAGGCCCAGCGGGCGGCATAGTCGGTGCCGCAAAATCTGGCGAACGTGCCAATGAAAAGCATCTGCTTGGTTTTGACATGGGCGGCACATCTACAGATGTAAGCCATTATGCTGGCGAGTATGAACGTGTTCTGGATACCGTTGTTGCCGGCGTTCGCATGACAGTTCCCATGATGGATATCCATACGGTTGCCGCAGGCGGTGGCTCTATTTGCCAATTCTCTCAAGGCCGTTTCCTTGTTGGTCCTGCTTCAGCTGGCGCTAATCCCGGTCCTGCAGCATATGGCAGAGGCGGCCCAGTAACAGTTACAGACTGTAACGTTGCTATCGGCAAACTTCAGCCAGACTTATTTCCAAATGTATTTGGTGAAGACGGTAAACAACCTTTGGATACTGCAGCCGCGCGTTCTGGCCTAAAGGCAATCGCTCAGCAGATCAAAGCTGAAACTGGCCAAGAACTGACAATAGAAAATGTAGCCGAAGGCTTCTTGGCTGTTGCCGTCGAACATATGGCACGTGCAATCAAAAAGGTATCCGTGGAACGCGGACACGATATCAAAAACCACGCCCTTCTATCCTTTGGCGGTGCTGGCGGGCAGCACGCATGCTTAGTTGCCAGCGCGCTAGGGATTGATACAGTCGTGATACCACCCTTCTCCGGCGTGCTTTCAGCACTAGGTATGGGGCTCGCTTCTCAAACCACGATCACTGAAAGAGCGCTAGAATGCCTTCTGACGGAAGAAGCCACCCTTAATTTCGCTGTAGAAGAACTAACTGAAGCCGTATCAAATAAACTAGCTGATCAAGGTGTTCTGAAGAAAACCCAAAGCCACAGGCTAACCATTCATGCCAAATATGAAGGAAGCGACAGCACGTTAGCGGTTCCTTTTGGAAACCATAGTGATATGCAAACAGCGTTTGAAACCGCTCATAAACAGCAATTTGGCTTCCTTGATAAAGACCGTGCTATTATCGCTCAAGCTCTTGAAGCTGAAGCATCCGGCGGTGAAAGCACATCTGCGCTCAACATTCGTGCTTCAGGAAATTGCACCACCGCACTCGATGAGAGGCAGGTTTACATGAGCGGAAAGGAACGTGAGACCAGCATTTTTCATAAGGAAAGCCTTCAACCGAACCATCCTGTTTCTGGGCCTGCAATCATTCTCGAAAATGGTGGCACAACTATTGTGGAACCTAACTGGACTGCTACGCTTGAGGAAAATGATACTCTGAAGCTCACTAAAACAGGGGAAAGCAAAAAACAACATCAGGTCAGCGATACGCCAGATCCAATTCTTCTGGAGATTTTCAACAACCTCTTCATGTCGGTTGCCGAAGAAATGGGTGGTGTGCTCGCAAAGACTGCTCAATCGGTAAATGTGAAAGAACGCTTGGATTTCTCCTGTGCCGTATTTGATAAAACTGGCAACTTGATCGCCAATGCACCTCATATGCCCGTGCACTTAGGCAGTATGGGAGAAAGCGTAATCGCTATTCTGAGGGCCCGTGCAGGTACCATCAAACCCGGTGATGTTTTCATGGTTAATGATCCATATGCTGGCGGCACCCATCTGCCCGACATCACAGTTATTACACCTGTGTTCCTTGATGAAACCCGTAAGCACCCATCATTCTTTGTAGCGTCTCGTGGCCACCATGCAGATATTGGCGGTATCAGCCCTGGTTCTATGCCACCAAACTCACAAACCATTCAGGAAGAAGGCATTCGGTTCACAAACTTCGAACTCGTGAAAGAAGGTGAGTTTCAAGAAGCGACTACGAAAGAAGCCCTTGCATCGGGACCCTATCCAGCACGTAATATTGAACAAAACCTTGCCGACCTGAAAGCCCAGATTGCCGCTAACACCAAAGGCATGTCGCAGGTTATAGCTCTTGTGAAAAACTTTGGTGAAGATGTAGTTGATAACTATATGGGCCACGTTCAAAATAACGCGGAAGAAGCCGTCAGACGTGTAATCGCTGACCTTAAAGACGGCAGTTACAGCTACCCAATGGATTGTGGTGGTACCATCAAGGTTTCAATTACAGCCGATAAATCCACCCGTTCCGCCATCGTTGACTTTACTGGCACCAGCAAACAGTTGGATGGCAATTTCAATGCCCCTCTTGCCGTTACCAAAGCGGCAGTACTTTATGTTTTCCGCACACTCACTGGTGCTGATATTCCGCTAAACGCAGGCTGCCTGAAGCCAATTAAACTAATCGTTCCACAAGGCTCTATGTTGAACCCTATTTACCCAGCCGCTGTTGTCGCAGGCAACGTAGAGACAAGCCAAGCAGTTACTAATGCCTTGTTCCTAGCAACAAATGCTGTCGCAGCCTCTCAAGGAACCATGAATAATTTCACCTTTGGAAATGATACCTATCAATATTATGAAACAATCGCTGGCGGCACAGGCGCTGGACAAGGCTTTGGCGGCACCGCAGCGATCCAAAGCCATATGACCAACAGCCGCTTAACTGATCCTGAAGTATTGGAATGGCGGTACCCAGTAAGACTCCTTGAATTTTCAGTAAGAGAAAACAGCGGCGGCAAAGGTAAATTCACAGGAGGGAACGGCGCCAGACGTATCATAGAATTTATGGAACCAATGGAAGCTTCCATGCTTTCAAGCCACCGCATTAAAGGAGCCCCCGGCCTAAACGGAGGTGACCCCGGCGAAATTGGCTCCACCATAGTTCACCGTAGAGATGGCACCACAGTGACATTTAATGCATCCGATAGTGCAGCACTAGAAGCCGGTGATATTATTGAAATCAATACACCTGGTGGAGGCGGTTACGGCTCTTATTGA
- a CDS encoding cytochrome P450 yields the protein MSQTAHIDDTTKTARLEDIPGDEGMPFFGHTFWLLRDPEGFGNTMRERFGDTYRTNTFFKRSVNFFGADANQFVLMDKGHNFSSEKGWGRFLERLFPRGLMLLDFDEHKAHRHIMAAAFKTGPMKGYLERLNADMPARIAKWGKKESFHFYPAIKQLSLDMATTVFFGLEPGKQTEKVNKALTDMVSASIGLVRVPIPGTAMWAGVQGRKYMIQFLKDLIPSRRNSDASDLFTQLCKAEDENGNTFTDQEIIDHMIFLWMAAHDTITSSVTTMVYQLGKNPDWQEKLRNEISELGINDGTLPYALMNKLVLNEYAFKEALRMNPPVPGIPRETVREVEWQGHKIPVGTPIGISPTATHRDPAIWPEPNKFDPMRFSPEGGVKERHKFAWVPFGGGAHMCVGLHFAYMQAKVIMTHLLPNYEIVLADDYTTEFQVMPLMKPVDGLPVKLKAIK from the coding sequence ATGTCACAGACAGCTCATATAGACGACACCACAAAAACTGCACGCCTTGAAGATATTCCAGGCGATGAGGGTATGCCGTTTTTCGGCCACACCTTCTGGCTTCTCAGGGACCCTGAAGGTTTCGGGAACACCATGCGTGAAAGGTTCGGCGATACATACCGCACCAATACATTCTTCAAACGTTCAGTAAATTTCTTTGGCGCAGACGCCAACCAATTTGTTTTGATGGATAAAGGGCACAACTTTTCCAGTGAAAAAGGATGGGGGCGTTTTCTGGAAAGGCTGTTTCCACGTGGGTTGATGTTGTTGGACTTTGATGAACACAAAGCCCACAGGCATATTATGGCAGCGGCTTTTAAAACCGGCCCTATGAAAGGATATCTGGAACGCCTAAACGCAGATATGCCCGCGCGCATCGCCAAATGGGGAAAGAAAGAAAGCTTCCATTTCTACCCTGCCATCAAACAGCTTTCCCTTGATATGGCTACCACTGTTTTCTTCGGGCTTGAACCCGGCAAGCAAACAGAAAAGGTCAATAAAGCACTTACAGATATGGTTTCCGCTTCAATAGGTTTGGTCCGTGTACCTATCCCTGGCACAGCTATGTGGGCTGGCGTTCAGGGGCGGAAATATATGATCCAATTCTTGAAAGACCTCATCCCCTCCCGCAGAAACTCTGACGCGTCGGATCTGTTTACACAGCTCTGTAAAGCCGAAGACGAAAACGGGAATACCTTCACTGATCAGGAAATCATCGATCATATGATTTTTTTATGGATGGCCGCACACGATACCATCACAAGCAGCGTCACAACGATGGTCTATCAGTTGGGTAAAAACCCGGACTGGCAAGAGAAATTGAGAAACGAGATTTCTGAGCTAGGCATCAATGACGGTACTTTACCATACGCACTTATGAACAAGTTGGTTCTGAATGAATATGCCTTCAAGGAAGCATTACGGATGAATCCTCCTGTACCGGGAATACCTAGAGAAACTGTTCGAGAAGTTGAATGGCAAGGTCATAAAATCCCAGTTGGCACACCAATTGGTATAAGCCCGACAGCCACCCATAGAGACCCTGCGATATGGCCTGAACCTAACAAGTTTGACCCAATGCGCTTTTCACCAGAAGGTGGCGTAAAAGAACGGCACAAATTCGCCTGGGTACCATTTGGCGGTGGTGCTCATATGTGCGTTGGACTCCACTTTGCCTACATGCAGGCCAAAGTGATTATGACCCATCTGTTGCCAAACTATGAAATCGTATTAGCTGATGATTATACAACTGAGTTCCAAGTAATGCCGCTTATGAAACCAGTAGACGGCCTGCCAGTTAAATTAAAAGCGATTAAATAA
- a CDS encoding dipeptidase, with product MKLLKKLSIGLVVILLLAYGAGRIFGPKAIDSKLNPFLEYNAPPISAEAQAFHDGLTVMDWHADSLLWNRNFLKRNDYGLVDLPRLKEGNISIQMLTTVTKSPSGQNVHSNNADTFDNITMLAAVQGWPLSTINSLLERALYQSDKLTDYVVESEGQLKWIRNQKDFKTYLNSNGGGVAVLLGTEGSHPLENNINNIDRMYNAGFRMFGLTHFFDNALGGSLHGTSKAGLTDFGKAAVKRFDELEIIIDLAHASEQMAYDVLSLSSRPPVVSHTGLKGACDTPRNFSDDLMKAIAAKGGLIAIGFWETAVCDPTPAGIAKTIKYGIELVGADHIALGSDWDGSVQAIPSNMVPHITAELLKLNVSKEDIRKVMGGNSIAFLQTWLPKD from the coding sequence ATGAAGCTGCTGAAAAAACTATCGATAGGTCTAGTTGTTATTTTACTGCTAGCATATGGTGCTGGTCGTATCTTTGGACCAAAAGCAATTGATAGTAAACTCAACCCCTTCCTTGAGTATAATGCACCCCCGATATCAGCAGAGGCCCAAGCATTTCATGATGGTCTTACGGTCATGGATTGGCATGCAGATAGCCTGCTCTGGAACAGAAATTTCCTGAAGCGGAATGACTATGGATTGGTAGATTTACCGCGTCTGAAAGAAGGTAACATCAGCATACAAATGCTTACGACAGTTACTAAGTCTCCGTCTGGCCAGAATGTGCATTCCAACAATGCCGATACCTTTGACAATATCACCATGTTAGCCGCTGTTCAGGGCTGGCCTCTATCAACTATCAACAGTCTTCTGGAACGCGCATTATATCAATCTGATAAGTTGACTGATTATGTTGTTGAGTCAGAGGGGCAGCTTAAGTGGATTCGCAACCAAAAAGATTTCAAAACTTACCTGAACAGTAACGGTGGCGGTGTTGCGGTATTGCTTGGTACCGAAGGTTCTCACCCCCTAGAGAACAACATCAACAATATAGACCGCATGTATAATGCTGGCTTCCGCATGTTTGGGCTTACTCATTTTTTTGATAATGCTCTGGGCGGCTCGCTCCACGGTACCAGCAAAGCGGGATTAACCGATTTTGGAAAAGCGGCCGTTAAGCGCTTTGATGAACTGGAAATTATCATTGATCTAGCCCATGCCTCAGAGCAAATGGCATATGATGTACTCTCCCTTTCCAGTAGGCCGCCCGTTGTATCTCATACTGGCCTCAAAGGCGCATGCGATACCCCTCGTAATTTTTCTGATGATCTGATGAAAGCTATTGCCGCCAAAGGAGGCTTGATCGCCATCGGTTTCTGGGAAACGGCAGTATGTGATCCAACACCCGCTGGCATTGCTAAAACCATCAAATACGGCATTGAGCTTGTAGGCGCAGATCATATTGCATTGGGTTCTGACTGGGATGGTTCTGTACAAGCGATCCCAAGTAATATGGTTCCCCATATCACCGCAGAACTTCTAAAACTTAATGTCAGCAAAGAAGATATCCGCAAGGTAATGGGAGGCAATAGTATTGCCTTCCTCCAAACATGGTTACCTAAAGACTAA
- a CDS encoding NAD(P)/FAD-dependent oxidoreductase, with translation MQNRNASPRVAIIGAGFSGMCMAIKLKEAGYTNIKMFDKADEIGGTWRDNTYPGVACDVPSHLYSYSFAPKADWSKVFSPGGEIQEYCLGVAKEYGLYDYFVPGHELVHSEFKEGAWHLEFKNGNKETFDFVVSCIGGLHIPNYPDIPGHEKFDGVSYHSAAWNHDHDLTGKNVAIIGTAASALQIIPKIVDKVKHLDVYQRTPNWVMPREDMEYPEEKKEQFKKSPLRAKLHRLFIYSLFEMRFPMFRGNKWIANYSKKMAMKHLEEQVPDPELRAKLTPDFPVGCKRILASNTFYPALQRDNVELITEGVAKITPKGITSTEGKSRKVDTIIYATGFKPFSLFDSQEVIGRDGLKLSEYFKDGIRAHRTLTMPGFPNYFTMLGPNSGLGHNSIILIIEAQAKYIVKCLDELKKKNCTTIEPTEEAAKAFDNKLLDDLKGTVWHGSCKSWYKDEDGRIFTLWPRGTVNFRKEMKKVKPSEYKFATS, from the coding sequence ATGCAAAACAGAAATGCATCGCCAAGGGTTGCGATTATAGGTGCTGGTTTTTCTGGCATGTGTATGGCTATCAAGCTGAAAGAAGCTGGGTACACGAACATTAAAATGTTCGATAAAGCCGATGAAATTGGTGGTACATGGCGCGACAATACCTATCCCGGTGTAGCCTGTGATGTTCCTTCACACCTATACAGTTACAGCTTTGCCCCAAAAGCTGACTGGAGCAAAGTTTTCTCGCCAGGTGGTGAAATTCAAGAATATTGCCTTGGTGTTGCAAAAGAATATGGCCTTTATGATTATTTCGTGCCGGGGCATGAACTGGTCCATTCAGAATTCAAGGAAGGCGCATGGCATCTGGAATTTAAAAACGGCAACAAAGAAACATTTGATTTTGTTGTTAGCTGTATTGGTGGCCTTCATATTCCCAATTATCCGGATATCCCGGGGCATGAGAAATTTGACGGGGTAAGCTACCATTCTGCTGCATGGAACCATGACCATGATCTGACTGGCAAAAATGTTGCTATTATCGGTACCGCAGCGAGTGCTTTGCAGATTATCCCGAAAATCGTAGATAAGGTGAAACATCTGGATGTTTACCAGCGCACACCAAACTGGGTGATGCCGCGGGAAGATATGGAATATCCTGAAGAGAAAAAAGAGCAGTTTAAAAAATCTCCGCTCAGAGCAAAATTGCACCGCTTGTTTATCTATTCGCTTTTTGAAATGCGTTTCCCGATGTTCCGGGGCAATAAATGGATTGCGAATTATTCGAAGAAAATGGCAATGAAGCATCTGGAAGAGCAAGTACCAGACCCTGAATTACGTGCGAAGCTAACGCCAGATTTCCCAGTGGGCTGTAAACGTATTCTTGCTTCTAATACTTTTTATCCAGCACTTCAGCGAGATAATGTGGAACTGATTACCGAAGGCGTGGCTAAGATAACACCCAAAGGCATTACCTCGACAGAAGGAAAAAGCCGCAAGGTGGATACCATTATTTATGCCACTGGTTTCAAGCCTTTCAGTTTGTTCGATAGTCAGGAAGTAATTGGGCGAGACGGTTTGAAGCTAAGTGAATATTTCAAGGATGGTATCCGTGCACACCGCACACTTACAATGCCGGGTTTTCCAAATTATTTCACCATGCTTGGGCCCAATAGTGGGCTGGGACATAACAGTATTATTCTCATCATTGAGGCACAGGCCAAATACATTGTGAAATGCCTTGATGAGCTGAAGAAGAAAAACTGCACAACGATTGAGCCAACAGAAGAAGCTGCAAAAGCTTTTGACAATAAATTGCTTGACGACCTTAAAGGTACCGTGTGGCACGGCAGCTGTAAAAGCTGGTACAAAGATGAGGACGGCCGCATCTTCACACTGTGGCCGAGAGGGACTGTGAATTTCCGAAAAGAAATGAAGAAGGTGAAGCCAAGCGAGTATAAATTCGCAACATCCTAA